A segment of the Burkholderiales bacterium genome:
AGATCGCGGAAATTGGCGTCCGACTTCAACTGCGGATAATTTTCCGCGACGACGAGCAGCCGCGACAACGCCGAACTCAATTCGCCCTGCGCCTGCTGAAAACGCTGAAACGCCTGCGGATCGTTGATCAGTTCCGGGCTCGCCTGCACGCTGCCGACACGCGCCCGCGCATTGGTCACGCCGAGCAGCACGTCTTTTTCCTGAGCCGCGAAACCCTTGACCGTGTTGACCAGGTTCGGCACCAGGTCGGCGCGGCGCTGATATTGATTCAATACCTCGGCCCAGCTCGCGCGGATTTGTTCGTCGGTCGTCTGCAGCTTGTTGTAGCCGCAGCCGCTCAGGGCCAGAAGGGCCAACACCGTCAGCAGCGCCAGCTTTGGATTCAGTCGGTTTCGCATCGTCGTTCCTCGGGTTAATATCAGTTTCGAATAAATCATAGATTGCGACTCAAGC
Coding sequences within it:
- a CDS encoding LemA family protein; the encoded protein is MRNRLNPKLALLTVLALLALSGCGYNKLQTTDEQIRASWAEVLNQYQRRADLVPNLVNTVKGFAAQEKDVLLGVTNARARVGSVQASPELINDPQAFQRFQQAQGELSSALSRLLVVAENYPQLKSDANFRDLQAQLEGTENRIAVARNRYIESVQNYNVIVRSFPTNLTAMIFGHDVKPSFTVENERAIAAPPTVDFGAPAPAPASPAPTPPATSAPGPAPMLPPPANAPAPAPDGARAPATTQ